One Carassius gibelio isolate Cgi1373 ecotype wild population from Czech Republic chromosome A20, carGib1.2-hapl.c, whole genome shotgun sequence DNA segment encodes these proteins:
- the LOC127938108 gene encoding clusterin, giving the protein MKVSCSLMGLSLLYLSVECLLPPTKEDLNQISLLGEKYLDKQIENAITGVKEMKTVMERTEEDHKRFRSELEKTKQQKENALMEAQEMEEKLSEQQSMCNETMQALWEECKPCLRKTCVKYYSRTCSSGAGLVGRQLEEVLNRTSPISIWINGQNMETLLDEDQQQTRRFQDLEERYTEVADGVDNIFMDSMKVFDHMRSFHQPSFFPSSFRMPSMFESHSSRAARVYRSPLHNPEFHSFHSMFQPMMDMARNMFNSFGPYMGSDVDFPSEDGRVNEDVIITKPFGNDKMTCREIRRNSAGCIKLKDECEKCKEIQHIDCSGKRPLEGPLKEELERALARAERFTQEYNSLLKRFEEEMFNTSSVLDLFNKQFGWVSSLANHTKNEEGFFKIQAAMSKGSDNAETPGDTKVSVKLFDGPDMSFTVPGDIPWSDPKFSEVVAQEALDRYKQNTVVTN; this is encoded by the exons ATGAAGGTCTCATGCTCTCTGATGGGACTTTCTCTTCTCTACCTCTCTGTGGAATGTCTTTTACCCCCAACTAAAGAGGATCTCAAcc AGATCTCACTGCTTGGTGAAAAGTACCTGGATAAACAGATTGAAAATGCCATCACTGGGGTGAAAGAGATGAAGACTGTGATGGAGCGAACAGAAGAGGATCACAAGAGGTTCCGGTCTGAACTGGAgaaaacaaagcaacaaaaagag AATGCTCTGATGGAGGCTCAGGAGATGGAGGAGAAGCTGAGTGAGCAGCAGAGCATGTGTAATGAAACCATGCAGGCTCTGTGGGAGGAGTGCAAGCCCTGCTTGAGGAAAACCTGTGTTAAGTATTACTCACGCACCTGCAGCAGTGGAGCCGGCTTGGTGGGACGACAG CTGGAGGAGGTTTTGAACAGGACCTCTCCCATCTCCATTTGGATAAATGGGCAGAACATGGAGACCCTTTTGGACGAGGACCAGCAGCAGACCAGACGCTTCCAGGACCTGGAGGAGCGGTATACAGAGGTTGCAGATGGAGTGGATAACATCTTCATGGACAGCATGAAGGTGTTTGACCACATGCGTTCCTTCCACCAGCCCAGCTTCTTCCCCAGTTCCTTCCGTATGCCCAGCATGTTCGAGAGTCATTCCAGCCGTGCTGCTCGTGTCTACAGGTCCCCTTTGCACAACCCAGAGTTCCACAGCTTTCACAGCATGTTCCAACCCATGATGGACATGGCCAGAAACATGTTCAACTCATTCGGGCCCTACATGGGAAGTGATGTGGATTTCCCGTCAGAAG ATGGCAGAGTAAACGAGGACGTTATTATAACTAAACCATTTGGAAATGATAAGATGACCTGCAGGGAGATTCGTCGCAATTCTGCCGGCTGCATTAAACTGAAGGATGAGTGTGAGAAATGTAAAGAGATCCAGCATATTG ACTGCTCTGGAAAGAGGCCCCTGGAGGGCCCGctgaaggaggagctggaaagGGCTCTTGCAAGGGCTGAGAGATTCACCCAGGAGTACAACAGCCTGCTAAAACGATTCGAAGAAGAGATGTTCAACACCTCGAGTGTGCTGGACCTGTTCAACAAGCAGTTCGGTTGGGTGTCCTCTCTAGCTAACCACACCAAAAATGAAGAAGGCTTCTTTAAAATACAGGCA GCGATGTCAAAGGGCTCAGATAATGCAGAGACCCCAGGTGACACTAAAGTGTCCGTTAAACTGTTTGACGGGCCAGATATGAGCTTCACAGTCCCAGGAGACATTCCATGGAGCGACCCCAAATTCTCAGAGGTGGTGGCACAGGAGGCTTTGGATCGTTACAAACAGAACACTGT GGTCACAAACTAA